From the genome of Anopheles moucheti chromosome 3, idAnoMoucSN_F20_07, whole genome shotgun sequence, one region includes:
- the LOC128301164 gene encoding citron Rho-interacting kinase: MSKREKEQKAIAVRTARLNDLILGRSNGGGDAPGSGGKDAADANLLDAALSREGLLDSLLVLYDECSKDAVKKKDKNIADFVTKYRPIIQETRERRVNVHDFDVKCLIGKGYFGEVHLVAERYTKQLYAMKKMTKESVSSSQVRTERDIMATRRSEWITPLQYAFQDQHCLYLVMEFLPGGDLLSLMIRVGVFDEELAQFYLAELTAALHSLHSMGFVHRDIKPENILLDRFGHLKLADFGNATAINDDGSVTSPMPVGTPDYIAPEVLQTLSTVGRSTHSAKHDVTCDYWSMGIIGYEFIVEQTPFHGDNVNETYSKILEYCEGRVTKKLSYPSHVSISASFRDFLDRLVTNVSNRISYPEIVRHPFFGDLNWDRLRYMIPPIIPTVGSDDDTSNFDDVDKTGKRKVLLGRKPTYNIARINDFSGHDLPFLGYTYVYEEMDVSGMYRDTDEHMKAARLAAKVKEQERRVKEHSDEIHRLQKDVLDRDRKIVTMAAHSKILQETKKELERMKELLKEKTAELAATRTENKTLRNSLKIEKEERFKNDATIADVVKQTYKKWEKSKQASDQAYERQLAEKKTELAAANDKLREVSTELVTRLEECHHLQASIENYKDMLKKSKDKLTTDKENLDRSQQELMATYDAKIAELRAKWKAEKEQRASLEMEVRELRDKLQEEESTVKFVAEREQKLVDNIKRRMTMQLEENNMLREAKQFSEKMSEEMQKKNDHLRSEICKLQEEKNMTVTMSSLESSRRSSLVFEQDFRSANSSIQDMTAVLSGPNIETLRNDLIKARESENEQRKRAEHLEEVCARLEKAIDQLKASGAGSSGAETLLEKQKECLEDKLSAIREQAILDKQSARSANLSLWKLEKELEGLRGEKNILTRRIEQADDRVTRVRHEKEEVEFKMKQQQEVIVNKDKQIEDLRADMSVLKDELKKERQLWSNSEKDRLAEKTELIECLAKIQVMEEKMKESQQKQQQLNDRAKLLTVENGRLAKELREAQDELADATESSENLEQRLATVTKNFNMLKGACSITETQLTEMEMLLEKESKRNKECGEQMEALRKRLADKESEIDRIRQEAQEERSGKTLSESRTNHLLAEYEELRKKFEELQRQMVEQQQELIEKTSHLFEVQERIELLNHDAENLQKVVANYEQEHYILKEENARILTDLFLAKEHITTQSNEMREQRDVIEQLTAELEHVKRILQEQKTFYTERDIKSEATLAQHKKLIDYLQAKVEECNAHKKKKTLAGLIFGTSSSACERKENIVPNAGGALGNNVPVESTTSYRKLQDELQKERTRTNQLKEQLLRAKTDLIAAAKCNTLQKKQQKEDENLEVERSCRNDDRRTATTDRKEKEAKPAEQQRRRTASAAEKRTSSGKVHTFDMTIESSSSASKHPAILCAACDRHILAGHPYWKCSDCAITVHRKCRASVVGGCGEKRKSGIGSEDVGKMNESLDDFAEELGTGDDEETDVESVGQTAGRKSPAYSMTSAEEKAEEDHYVGDLLFKTKRLEPKLYVNDIYEVSEKAVLLGCDTGLYSYHMDTGEVVHIRGISNVRSFAVSHAIPKAILIGSDGEYLYQCDLRHLQSRAHASACLQPKLESFVLDLSIANRTHSEPWHIVRMMEDIPVGGKLTDAIAIAATSSRIVILKFEGQPGRFKPVRGLDTILPVSTVLFTKDTAIVGSDKFFEIDLVSYVAEEFLDMSDKTLNEVRSCAPLAAFRINSQEYLLCYREVGIFVDDSGWRSRPDNLNWLQDPVAFYYRESCLFVAHADCVQVMYISKSYTKDLACRQAHADDERRAFISLRESPRLLAPLQFARTSIYVACECGKNREQEIVLLDGLKALRTVGFSRSLETLSSLATGVGQSQDSLSTLGQGV; encoded by the exons ATGTCGAAACGCGAGAAAGAACAGAAAGCAATCGCCGTAAGGACAGCGCGTCTAAACGATCTGATTCTGGGTCGCTCCAATGGTGGAGGTGACGCGCCTGGAAGTGGCGGGAAGGATGCCGCCGATGCTAACCTCCTCGATGCTGCCCTCAGCCGGGAGGGTCTGCTGGATTCGTTGCTTGTGCTGTACGATGAATGTAGCAAAGATGCGgtcaaaaaaaaggacaaaaataTCGCTGACTTTGTTACTAAAT ATCGTCCGATCATTCAAGAAACGCGTGAAAGAAGGGTCAACGTACATGATTTCGATGTAAAATGTCTCATTGGCAAAGGATACTTCGGGGAAGTGCAT CTTGTGGCCGAACGATATACGAAACAACTTTACGCGATGAAAAAGATGACAAAGGAGTCCGTCTCTTCGAGCCAAGTCCGGACTGAACGTGACATTATGGCGACAAGACGTTCGGAATGGATTACACCGTTGCAGTACGCCTTCCAGGACCAGCACTGTTTGTATTTGGTGATGGAGTTCTTACCTGGTGGCGATTTGTTGAGCCTGATGATACGCGTAGGCGTGTTCGATGAAGAGCTTGCTCAGTTTTACCTGGCCGAGCTGACTGCAGCGCTGCATAGTTTGCACTCCATGGGTTTCGTGCATAGAGACATTAAGCCAGAAAACATTTTGCTTGACCGTTTCGGGCATCTTAAGCTTGCCGATTTTGGAAATGCCACGGCTATCAATGACGATGGCAGTGTTACGAGTCCAATGCCGGTTGGAACTCCCGATTACATTGCACCTGAGGTTCTACAAACACTGTCGACCGTAGGTCGTTCGACGCACAGTGCCAAACACGATGTTACCTGTGACTATTGGTCGATGGGCATCATCGGGTATGAGTTCATAGTAGAGCAAACACCATTTCATGGGGATAATGTGAATGAAACTTATTCAAAGATTCTTGAATATTGCGAAGGGCGTGTTACGAAGAAACTCTCCTACCCGTCGCACGTTTCCATCTCCGCCAGTTTCCGTGATTTTCTCGATCGATTAGTGACAAACGTGTCCAATCGCATTTCCTACCCGGAAATAGTGCGACACCCATTCTTCGGTGATTTGAACTGGGATCGTTTGCGGTACATGATTCCTCCAATTATTCCGACCGTTGGCAGCGATGACGATACGTCCAACTTCGACGATGTGGATAAAACGGGCAAACGCAAAGTATTACTTGGCCGGAAACCGACTTATAATATCGCCCGCATTAATGATTTTTCCGGGCATGATCTTCCTTTCCTAGGCTACACTTACGTGTATGAGGAAATGGACGTGTCCGGAATGTATCGTGATACGGACGAACACATGAAGGCTGCCCGGCTTGCGGCAAAGGTGAAGGAACAGGAGCGACGCGTGAAAGAGCACAGCGATGAAATTCATCGTCTACAGAAAGATGTACTCGATCGCGATCGTAAGATTGTCACAATGGCGGCACATAGCAAGATACTGCAGGAAACGAAAAAGGAACTCGAACGTATGAAAGAGTTGCTGAAGGAGAAAACGGCGGAACTAGCGGCCACCCGCACAGAGAATAAAACTCTGCGCAACAGCTTGAAAATCGAGAAGGAAGAACGTTTCAAAAACGATGCTACAATCGCCGATGTTGTGAAGCAGACGTACAAGAAGTGGGAAAAGTCTAAGCAGGCCTCCGACCAAGCGTACGAGCGACAGTTGGctgaaaagaaaacggaactTGCCGCAGCAAACGATAAACTGCGGGAAGTGTCCACAGAGCTGGTGACGCGGCTGGAGGAATGTCATCATCTTCAGGCATCGATCGAAAATTATAAAGATATGCTCAAAAAGTCCAAGGACAAATTAACGACGGATAAGGAAAATCTTGATCGCAGTCAGCAGGAGTTAATGGCGACTTACGATGCCAAAATAGCGGAACTGAGGGCGAAATGGAAGGCGGAAAAGGAACAACGGGCCAGTCTGGAGATGGAGGTGCGTGAGCTGCGTGACAAGTTGCAGGAGGAAGAATCAACCGTAAAGTTCGTTGCGGAAAGGGAACAAAAGCTTGTAGATAACATCAAGCGCCGAATGACTATGCAGctggaagaaaacaacatgTTGCGCGAGGCGAAGCAATTTTCGGAAAAGATGAGCGAAGAAATGCAGAAGAAGAATGATCATTTGCGCAGCGAGATTTGCAAGCTGCAGGAGGAGAAGAACATGACGGTAACGATGAGCAGTCTGGAGAGCAGCCGCCGGAGCTCGCTGGTGTTTGAGCAAGATTTTAGAAGTGCCAACTCTAGCATACAGGACATGACGGCGGTACTCTCGGGACCGAACATCGAGACACTGCGCAATGACTTAATTAAAGCGAG GGAAAGCGAAAATGAACAGCGTAAACGGGCCGAACATTTAGAAGAGGTTTGCGCCCGGCTAGAGAAGGCAATCGATCAGCTGAAGGCAAGCGGAGCGGGATCATCTGGTGCGGAAACGTTACTTGAGAAGCAGAAAGAATGCTTGGAAGATAAATTATCCGCAATCCGTGAACAGGCTATATTGGACAAACAATCAGCACGTTCCGCAAACCTTTCACTCTGGAAGCTGGAGAAAGAACTGGAAGGTTTACGAGGGGAAAAGAACATTCTGACCCGGCGCATCGAACAAGCGGACGATCGTGTGACACGTGTCCGGCACGAGAAGGAAGAAGTGGAGTTTAAAATGAAACAGCAGCAGGAAGTCATCGTTAACAAGGATAAACAGATCGAGGATCTGCGTGCGGACATGTCGGTTTTGAAGGATGAGCTTAAGAAAGAGCGTCAACTTTGGAGTAATTCGGAGAAGGATCGGTTGGCTGAGAAAACGGAGCTGATTGAATGCTTAGCTAAGATACAAGTGATGGAGGAAAAGATGAAGGAAAGCCAACAGAAACAGCAACAGTTGAACGATCGGGCCAAATTGTTGACGGTGGAAAATGGGCGCTTAGCGAAGGAACTGCGCGAAGCTCAAGATGAGCTTGCGGACGCCACGGAATCAAGTGAAAATCTTGAGCAACGTTTGGCTACTGTCACAAAGAACTTCAACATGCTGAAGGGAGCGTGTAGCATCACAGAGACGCAACTCACCGAAATGGAGATGCTGCTCGAGAAAGAATCGAAGCGCAACAAGGAATGCGGTGAGCAAATGGAAGCTCTTCGCAAACGTCTCGCTGATAAGGAAAGTGAAATCGACCGTATCCGGCAAGAGGCGCAAGAGGAGCGTTCCGGTAAAACGTTGAGCGAATCGAGAACGAATCATCTGCTGGCTGAGTACGAAGAATTGCGCAAGAAATTCGAAGAACTTCAGCGGCAAATGGTCGAACAGCAGCAGGAGTTGATCGAGAAGACGAGCCATCTGTTCGAAGTACAAGAGCGCATCGAATTGTTGAATCACGATGCTGAAAATTTGCAAAAGGTAGTTGCTAACTACGAACAGGAGCACTACATTCTGAAAGAGGAGAATGCGCGCATTCTGACCGATTTGTTTTTGGCCAAGGAACACATTACGACGCAAAGTAACGAGATGCGTGAGCAGCGGGACGTAATCGAACAGTTGACTGCCGAGCTAGAGCACGTGAAACGGATCCTGCAGGAGCAGAAAACGTTCTACACCGAGCGTGACATCAAGAGTGAGGCAACGCTGGCCCAACACAAGAAACTGATTGACTATCTGCAGGCGAAAGTGGAGGAATGTAATGCacacaagaaaaagaaaacgctaGCAGGACTGATCTTTGGCACATCGTCGTCAGCCTGTGAGCGGAAGGAAAACATTGTACCTAATGCTGGCGGAGCGCTGGGTAATAATGTGCCAGTAGAATCGACTACCAGTTACCGGAAACTGCAGGACGAACTGCAGAAAGAACGCACTCGTACCAACCAGCTAAAGGAGCAGCTGCTGCGAGCGAAAACGGATCTTATAGCTGCGGCGAAGTGCAATACGCTGCAGAAAAAGCAACAGAAAGAGGACGAAAATCTAGAGGTTGAGCGAAGCTGTCGAAACGATGATCGCCGAACGGCGACAACGGATCGTAAggaaaaggaagcgaaaccAGCGGAACAGCAACGCCGTCGTACTGCTTCCGCTGCGGAAAAGCGTACTTCATCCGGTAAGGTACATACCTTTGATATGACAATTGAAAGCTCATCTTCCGCCTCGAAACATCCGGCTATACTGTGCGCGGCGTGTGATCGTCATATTCTCGCCGGTCATCCGTACTGGAAGTGTTCGGATTGCGCCATTACTGTCCACCGGAAATGCCGTGCCTCCGTAGTGGGTGGATGTGGTGAGAAGCGAAAGAGCGGAATTGGTAGCGAGGATGTGGGTAAGATGAATGAGTCACTAGACGACTTTGCGGAGGAGCTCGGAACGGGTGATGACGAGGAGACCGATGTTGAGTCGGTTGGACAGACGGCGGGACGCAAAAGTCCGGCTTATTCCATGACCAGTGCGGAAGAGAAGGCAGAAGAGGACCACTATGTAGGTGATTTGCTGTTCAAAACGAAACGCCTCGAACCGAAGCTGTACGTAAACGATATCTATGAAGTCAGCGAAAAGGCCGTGCTGTTAG GTTGCGATACGGGTCTATATTCCTATCATATGGATACGGGAGAGGTCGTCCATATCCGCGGTATCTCGAACGTGCGCTCGTTTGCCGTGTCGCATGCCATTCCGAAAGCAATCCTGATTGGTTCGGACGGTGAATATCTGTACCAGTGTGATCTGCGTCATCTGCAGAGCCGGGCCCATGCATCGGCGTGTTTGCAACCGAAGTTGGAATCGTTTGTGCTGGATCTATCGATTGCAAACCGCACGCACAGCGAACCATGGCATATTGTGCGCATGATGGAAGACATTCCGGTTGGTGGAAAACTTACGGATGCAATCGCTATAGCGGCCACCTCGTCTCGGATCGTGATTTTGAAGTTCGAAGGACAACCGGGTCGGTTTAAGCCTGTCCGTGGACTTGACACAATTCTGCCAGTATCGACCGTACTGTTCACGAAGGATACCGCCATCGTTGGATCGGACAAGTTCTTCGAGATCGATCTGGTATCGTACGTGGCGGAAGAATTTTTAGACATGTCGGACAAAACTTTGAATGAAGTTAGAAGCTGTGCGCCGTTAGCTGCATTCCGTATCAACAGCCAGGAGTATCTGCTCTGCTACCGGGAGGTCGGCATTTTCGTGGACGATTCCGGATGGCGTTCCCGGCCGGACAATTTGAACTGGTTGCAGGATCCGGTAGCGTTTTACTACCGTGAATCGTGTCTGTTTGTGGCCCATGCCGACTGCGTGCAGGTAATGTACATTAGTAAGTCCTACACGAAAGATCTGGCCTGTCGCCAGGCCCATGCAGATGATGAGCGGCGTGCGTTCATTAGTTTGCGAGAATCGCCCCGTCTACTGGCACCGCTACAGTTTGCCCGTACGTCCATCTATGTGGCGTGCGAGTGTGGCAAGAATCGGGAGCAGGAAATTGTGTTGCTCGATGGGCTTAAAGCACTTCGGACAGTTGGTTTTAGTCGGTCGCTTGAAACTCTGTCCAGCCTAGCGACGGGTGTTGGCCAAAGTCAGGATTCTTTGTCCACCCTTGGGCAAGGCGTGTGA
- the LOC128300936 gene encoding transmembrane protein 134 isoform X2 — protein MNLQNGSANRGLHSKDTAKRFSIHDAFEEETDEVIKVYGSTVISTPMRAKARSPDDVSIRIHDQRDSDSLIQEYGHLSSSESYTYCWRHPKVRENWRTVLAAIALLIIGTGLIAMGAYALVEPHNGSQAAVFFVAGFICFVPGAYHVVYIWLAARGYRGFDFYHLPLFT, from the exons ATGAATCTACAGAATGGGAGCGCCAACCGTGGTCTACACAGCAAGGATACAGCCAAGCGGTTCTCGATACACGATGCAttcgaagaggaaacggacgAAGTAATTAAGGTGTATGGTTCGACCGTCATCAGCACACCGATGCGGGCGAAGGCTCGGTCACCGGACGATGTGTCCATCAGAATACACGACCAAAG GGACAGCGACTCACTGATACAGGAGTATGGACATCTGTCGTCAAGTGAATCGTACACCTACTGTTGGCGACACCCGAAGGTGAGGGAAAATTGGCGCACCGTACTGGCCGCGATCGCACTCTTGATCATCGGTACCGGGCTGATAGCAATGGGTGCGTACGCCCTGGTGGAACCGCACAACGGATCGCAGGCAGCAGTGTTTTTCGTCGCCGGATTCATCTGCTTTGTGCCGGGTGCGTACCACGTCGTGTACATCTGGTTGGCGGCACGCGGCTATCGAGGATTCGACTTTTATCACTTACCACTCTTCACGTAA
- the LOC128304533 gene encoding cuticle protein 19.8-like, with amino-acid sequence MKLFVVVSSLLAIATAAPSATLYATTFAQPALYAAGGAPLATYVAAGPAELHSQYHAQDELGQYSYGYNGGLSAKAESKSFDGVTRGSYSYLDAENKLQTVAYTADALNGFRVAASNLPVAPIETRTAPEPVKDTPEVAAAKADHMAAIEAAKLRNAAAEKDDSEATIIAAAPAAIAAAPAALPLPVATYAAAAPASFSYSTHSIAQPIAAYATYAAPAPAAIELKAPASFAYSTYTQSAPLAYTQYAAAPYASLPIAQYAYPSAPATSFTFARSQPVDIAAELPEPVKDTPEVAKAKEEHLQAVAEAKARSLQ; translated from the coding sequence ATGAAGCTGTTCGTCGTAGTATCGTCCCTGCTGGCCATTGCCACCGCTGCGCCCTCGGCCACGCTGTACGCCACCACCTTCGCCCAACCAGCTCTGTACGCTGCCGGTGGGGCACCGCTGGCCACGTACGTTGCGGCTGGCCCGGCCGAGCTGCACAGCCAGTACCACGCCCAGGATGAACTCGGCCAGTATTCGTATGGATACAATGGAGGACTGTCCGCCAAGGCGGAGTCGAAGTCGTTCGATGGTGTCACCCGCGGTTCGTACAGCTATCTGGACGCGGAGAACAAACTCCAGACCGTCGCTTACACCGCCGACGCGCTGAACGGATTCCGGGTGGCCGCTTCCAACCTGCCGGTCGCACCGATTGAAACGCGCACCGCACCCGAACCGGTCAAGGACACGCCCGAGGTTGCCGCCGCCAAGGCCGACCATATGGCTGCCATCGAGGCTGCCAAGCTGCGCAACGCCGCTGCCGAGAAGGATGATTCCGAGGCCACCATCATTGCTGCCGCACCGGCCGCCATTGCTGCTGCGCCTGCCGCTCTGCCGCTCCCGGTCGCCACGTATGCCGCCGCTGCACCTGCCTCGTTCTCTTACTCGACCCACTCGATCGCGCAACCGATCGCGGCCTATGCCACCTATGCCGCCCCAGCACCGGCCGCCATCGAACTGAAGGCTCCCGCCTCCTTCGCGTACTCGACCTACACCCAGTCTGCGCCGCTTGCCTACACCCAGTACGCTGCTGCCCCGTACGCTTCGCTCCCGATCGCCCAGTACGCTTACCCGTCCGCTCCGGCCACCTCGTTCACTTTCGCTCGCTCGCAGCCGGTTGACATTGCCGCCGAACTGCCCGAGCCGGTGAAGGATACGCCCGAGGTCGCCAAGGCCAAGGAGGAGCATCTGCAGGCCGTCGCTGAAGCTAAGGCACGCAGCCTACAGTAA
- the LOC128300936 gene encoding transmembrane protein 134 isoform X1 — translation MNLQNGSANRGLHSKDTAKRFSIHDAFEEETDEVIKVYGSTVISTPMRAKARSPDDVSIRIHDQSNRAHLKYTDDTTSRDSDSLIQEYGHLSSSESYTYCWRHPKVRENWRTVLAAIALLIIGTGLIAMGAYALVEPHNGSQAAVFFVAGFICFVPGAYHVVYIWLAARGYRGFDFYHLPLFT, via the exons ATGAATCTACAGAATGGGAGCGCCAACCGTGGTCTACACAGCAAGGATACAGCCAAGCGGTTCTCGATACACGATGCAttcgaagaggaaacggacgAAGTAATTAAGGTGTATGGTTCGACCGTCATCAGCACACCGATGCGGGCGAAGGCTCGGTCACCGGACGATGTGTCCATCAGAATACACGACCAAAG TAATCGAGCCCATCTAAAATACACCGATGATACCACCTCCAGGGACAGCGACTCACTGATACAGGAGTATGGACATCTGTCGTCAAGTGAATCGTACACCTACTGTTGGCGACACCCGAAGGTGAGGGAAAATTGGCGCACCGTACTGGCCGCGATCGCACTCTTGATCATCGGTACCGGGCTGATAGCAATGGGTGCGTACGCCCTGGTGGAACCGCACAACGGATCGCAGGCAGCAGTGTTTTTCGTCGCCGGATTCATCTGCTTTGTGCCGGGTGCGTACCACGTCGTGTACATCTGGTTGGCGGCACGCGGCTATCGAGGATTCGACTTTTATCACTTACCACTCTTCACGTAA